A genomic window from Ananas comosus cultivar F153 linkage group 22, ASM154086v1, whole genome shotgun sequence includes:
- the LOC109727671 gene encoding 60S ribosomal protein L21-1-like → MPAGHGLRSRTRDLFARPFRKKGYIPLTTYLRTYKIGDYVDVKVNGAVHKGMPHKFYHGRTGRVWNVTKRAIGVEINKQVGNRIIRKRIHVRVEHVLPSRCTEDFRERKKKNDQLKAEAKARGEIISTKRQPEGPKPGFMVEGATLETVTPIPYDVVNDLKGGY, encoded by the exons ATGCCCGCGGGTCACGGATTGCGTTCCCGAACGCGGGATCTCTTCGCGCGCCCGTTCAGGAAGAAGGGGTACATCCCCCTCACGACGTACCTCCGCACCTACAAGATCGGGGATTACGTCGACGTCAAGGTGAACGGCGCCGTGCACAAGGGCATGCCCCACAAGTTCTACCATGGCCGCACCGGGCGCGTGTGGAACGTTACCAAGCGCGCCATCGGCGTCGAGATCAACAAGCAG GTGGGAAACCGTATCATCAGGAAAAGGATTCACGTGCGGGTGGAGCATGTCCTGCCTTCGCGATGCACTGAAGATTTCCGTgagcggaagaagaagaatgaccAGCTGAAGGCGGAGGCCAAAGCTCGCGGTGAAATCATAAGTACCAAGCGGCAGCCTGAGGGCCCCAAACCTGGGTTCATGGTCGAGGGAGCTACGTTGGAGACGGTCACCCCTATTCCCTATGATGTGGTCAATGATCTCAAGGGTGGTTATTAG
- the LOC109726951 gene encoding exosome complex component CSL4, whose product MGAVSMVGGGDEGDDVVTPGELLGDSAHLVPGRGAYLAPNGRSVRASLTGTRRLVPPPPGSSDQRSVVEVVGLKAHGAVPQPGSIVVARVTKVMARIASADIMCVQSKAVREKFTGIIRQQDVRATEIDKVDMYQSFRPGDIVRALVLSLGDARAYYLSTAKNELGVVSAQSIAGGTMIPISWTEMQCPLTGQVEQRKVAKVD is encoded by the exons ATGGGAGCTGTGTCGATGGTCGGAGGCGGAGACGAAGGCGACGACGTAGTCACCCCCGGCGAGCTCCTCGGCGACTCCGCCCACCTCGTCCCCGGGAGGGGCGCATACCTCGCCCCCAACGGGCGCTCCGTGCGCGCGTCGCTCACGGGGACGCGGAGGCTCGTCCCTCCCCCTCCCGGCTCCTCCGACCAG AGGTCGGTTGTGGAGGTCGTTGGTCTCAAGGCCCATGGCGCCGTCCCGCAACCGGGATCGATCGTCGTTGCTCGA GTAACCAAAGTTATGGCTAGGATTGCTTCAGCTGATATCATGTGCGTCCAGTCCAAAGCTGTGCGAGAAAAGTTCACGGGGATAATAAG GCAACAAGATGTGAGGGCAACTGAAATAGATAAAGTGGATATGTACCAGTCTTTCCGACCTGGTGATATTGTTAGAGCTTTGGTT CTCTCTCTTGGCGATGCAAGGGCGTATTACCTTTCTACTGCTAAAAATGAACTTGGAGTAGTCTCTGCTCAAAGTATTGCAG GTGGTACAATGATCCCAATTAGCTGGACAGAGATGCAATGTCCACTGACTGGACAGGTCGAACAGAGAAAAGTTGCAAAAGTGGATTAA